A genomic stretch from Candidatus Woesearchaeota archaeon includes:
- a CDS encoding PRC-barrel domain-containing protein produces MAEAKEKILAKKLLDRVVVSKSGKKFGEVGDLVFDTKTGEIIDFTLVNPTKYVKDVSLEKDTNGDFLVPFHSVIAIGDFVVISEEDIL; encoded by the coding sequence ATGGCTGAAGCAAAAGAGAAAATTTTAGCAAAAAAACTACTTGACAGAGTTGTTGTAAGTAAGAGCGGGAAAAAATTTGGAGAGGTAGGAGATTTAGTATTTGATACTAAAACAGGTGAGATTATCGATTTCACATTGGTAAATCCTACTAAGTATGTAAAAGATGTAAGTCTTGAGAAAGATACTAATGGTGATTTCTTAGTACCCTTCCATTCCGTAATTGCAATCGGCGACTTTGTTGTAATCTCTGAAGAGGATATATTATAA
- a CDS encoding PRC-barrel domain-containing protein, with the protein MARFKRISDVYEMKVFTDTGYFFGEIEEALIEENRIKSWKIKAVPGSLLSSKVKDAKGVIIPQKFFKAFGDIIIVQDIDFGASQEAGEE; encoded by the coding sequence ATGGCAAGATTCAAAAGAATTTCAGATGTGTACGAGATGAAAGTTTTCACAGACACTGGTTACTTTTTCGGAGAAATCGAAGAAGCACTAATCGAAGAAAACAGAATTAAAAGCTGGAAAATAAAAGCAGTTCCAGGTTCTTTACTATCAAGCAAAGTAAAAGATGCAAAAGGTGTAATAATTCCTCAAAAATTCTTCAAAGCATTTGGAGACATTATTATTGTTCAAGATATTGACTTTGGAGCTTCTCAAGAAGCTGGCGAAGAATAA
- a CDS encoding type II toxin-antitoxin system PemK/MazF family toxin, with protein MGTFTKGQIVMYPFPFTNLKGTKLRPCLILSNEMRNDILLCQLTSLGIQKDEFTINLGKNETIEGSLHKDSYIRCNMLFTGEKKTIEFKVCSLNNEKYKEVCKRINQIISK; from the coding sequence TTGGGCACATTTACAAAAGGTCAAATAGTAATGTATCCTTTTCCTTTTACAAATTTAAAAGGTACAAAATTAAGACCTTGTTTGATATTGTCAAATGAGATGAGAAATGATATTTTACTTTGTCAACTAACTTCTTTAGGAATTCAGAAAGATGAATTTACAATTAATTTAGGAAAAAATGAAACAATAGAAGGCTCTTTGCATAAGGATAGTTATATTCGATGTAATATGTTATTTACTGGTGAGAAAAAGACTATTGAATTTAAAGTTTGTAGCTTAAATAATGAAAAATATAAAGAAGTTTGTAAAAGAATAAATCAAATTATTTCAAAATAA